The region ACCATGTAATGAGCAAAGGGAAGACCCTCAGCAGATGCATCCCTTCCATCTTGGATGCCCCAGCCTCCAGGGTAGTAGTTAAGTCCACTCTGTTGTTTATTAATTATTCCATCTGctgtattctgttatagcaactgAAAATGGACTAAGACCCCTAGTCTTGGGCTGTTTTGTCATATGCACACACTGAGCAGTATTCATTGAAGATTGATTGGGATTTTCTGCCAAATCCTGGAGTTTCCTCTCTCTGTGAAACTCTCTTGTCTCTGGTATTCTGTCTTGCAAATTTAGCCACTTTTGCTAAACCTTAGACTCCAGACTCTGTCTCATGAACTCAGAAACTGAgaattttcttggaaattctaGGGCTGGAGATTTTAATTTAGAAGTTGTGGGTAAAGTAGCAAAGTCGGATAATATCACTAAGAAAATGAgtatgaatagaaaaaaagagtgatCTGTGGAATAGGACACAAGTAACGAGGAAAAAAGCTGAgaaagatcttccaaacaaataGGAGAAGAACTTAAACACTGTCACATCATGAAGgccaaacaaacaaagagaaagagacagtgagaggagaagaaagacagaaagatgtCTCAAATGAATAATCACCTTCTAAATCTATGTCAATTAAATCATTAATCTACAATGAGAAGCTGGACAGGTCCAGCCtgactttttaaatattggtcatttttctcatttaaaaaaataatacaattttacaTGATTCAACATGCtgtctttttaatatctttaacttgtgttgtgtctatctggATGCTTTCTCTTCTCTCACAATGGCCATTTATCTATCCCTCTATTAAAACTAGACTCTAAACTGTAGTCATAACCAGGTTATAATAGAAAGATTCTgcttgaaattcttatttttttctttagttcattTTAAGAACTTACTCTTTTAGATAAACTTTAGCTCAATCTTCATTAGaacacagaattttttaaatggatttgagaatcatgttttgttttgttggcacTAGGGCTTGAAcccggggtgctttaccactgagtccccagttcttttaactttttagttttattcatttatcttttggtgccagggactgaacccagaggcccttaaccactaagccacatccccaggctcatttttagtttttgttttgagacaggttctcactaagtgatgaaggctggccttcaacttgagatcttcctgctttagtctcttgagtctctgggattacaggtacacacCAATGCACCAAGCATGAgtctttgacatttcttttttctttctttctttttttcaagcaTGAGtctttgacatttcttttcttctttctttctttttttttagttgtaagagGACCCAATaccttggtttatttatttttatgtggggctaaggattgaatccaggcgcctcataaatgctaggcaagcactctaccaccgagccacaaccccaacccagtcTTTGacatttatacaataaaaatttaccCCATACAAGGGCATCATTTAGGCTTTCatctattcaaattttattttgtacttctCAGTAATATTTTAAGCCTTTTAATATAACCTGTGCATTTAATGCTTAGTCTAGAAGAAGGCCCAGCATTGGatagatataaaaatcaatgtattGAATGAGCAAACAAGTGAATTAAAATACTTATGTTAAGAACTGGTACGTAGCTtggtagtagagtacttgcctagcatgtgtgaggccctgggtttaataaaCCAgcatcacagaaataaaaacaattaaaaaaaataaaatcctgggctgggtatatagctcagttggtagagtgcttgccttacatgcacaagaccctgggttcaatccccagcataaacataataataataataataataataataaatgcttatgTTCAGAAAAGAATCAGGACTCAAGCCTCTAGCCTTTTAGCCCCAAGTCCCAAGTTCAGCAGTCTGAATGTGACCTTATTGTGTCCTAATGGCCCAGGAGGGTAGAGAGATGCTACTGATCATGTCACGTTTCTTGAGGCCCCTTGTCACGGGAGCCCAGCACTGCTCTAGGGTCCCTTTCTTGCAGTCTCCTGGTAAATGAAAGTACCCATTTGACATTTTTAGATGTAAGCTCAGGTCATGTCACTTGTCCCAGGTAACACACCTGTGGGTGGGACCTCAGGGCCCGAGCTCTCTCCACTACATCAGCCTCCCTTCAGAGTAAGACTCTGCCATCTGCTCTCTTTTCCCATCCTCCAGGCCAAGGTTATGCGGGGCTCCAGTGCCAGGGGAAGAACCCAAGAGCAGCAGTGGCCTGGGGTGTCCCTGCAGGAAGGACAGCCTCCTTGGAGGACATCAACTAAGAAGTAGAAAATGGCAACCGCCACTGGGAGACGAAGAGTATTTGTGATGAGTGCACCATGTCATCTCCCGAGTCACTCGACAATGACTGGATGGACATTGGAAGGGCTAGAGGCCCTGCGACAGCGGTAAGGACAGCACCCACATATGCCCTCAGTAGCTCTTAACTCCATTTTTATCCTTCCAGGCTGGTGAAGCTGCAGTCaagtacattattttttttcaaggttgcctttattttattttatttttttatgtggtgctgaggatggagcccagtgcctcacacgtgctaggcgagcgctctaccactgagttacagccccagccctagggaCATTATTTAGTCCTCACACAGTCCCCATTGTACAGCCTCAGAAGAACAAAATGGCTTGTCTGTAGTCATACAGCTAGTGAGTGGCAAGGTCTACATTTATCTTGGTTCTGCCTGACCCTAGAGCCCATGCTCTGAGTGACCACACATGTCACATGTCACACAGCACACAGACCTCAGGTGCACAGAGCGGAGCTGCAGGTGTTTTATTAGAGTCAGCCTAATAAAGAGAATCAGGTGGGGACAGGTGCCTGGATTCCAGCTTCAGGTGAAAAAAGAGAACGGGGTGAGGAGATGGAGGTCAGGTCAGACACAGGGGGCAAAGGTTCAACTCTTCAGTGTCAACTGGTCATGGAAGGTtgaaaaggcatttttaaattttgttcttcagtgATTGCACATAGAAGAGGAGACATTCTGGGCTGGCAGTAATGGAGACCTGGGAGAGaataagacagagagagagagatggttcATGGAGGTCCCAGACCTTTGGCAGAGCTATTCAGTCTCCCCAGGACCACCCTACTATTCAGCTCCATTTCCAGACAGAAACATGGGCCCGCAGGTCCACCCCTGGAGAGGGGCTGCAGCCATTCAGGCCAAGATGAAGAAGGCTTCCTGACACTATGACACGGGAGCCCCATCAAccacccagccagggagggaaggagatgaaAAGGTTCTGAAGGGAACGGTGGGGACTGGGTCTGAGGGTGGTGTAAGGTGGCTTGAGTCTGAGTTTTCGTCAAGTCTCCTGTACCTGAGACCATCTGTGAGATCTATGGGATGGATGAAAAGTGTGTGTCCATGTTGTCAACAATCTCGTGTGCCCTGTGTGCAAATATCTATCGGTACATGAAATTCTGTTTCTTGAAAAACATCTCATTTTTCAGTAtcaaacactaaaaaaataacatgttgggggaaaaaaataaggtgaGAAATCAACTATTCAAAAATCTGTGTAACAAGaacaataagaagaaataaaaaagatatatcaCCAGAAAATACATTGAGCTGCTGTGGTAAGCAGAGGCAGGTACCTAGAGGCCACTTCCAAAACCTCAGGCATCCAAACCATGGAGTGGAAATTCTGGCTGGGGAAACTGAGATGATATGGAATGGCAGCAGGGCTCCATCTGAGCCAGTGGAGTGGACTAGCTTTCCAAGTGGGCACTAGAGGAAATGAAGCTGGCCACTAAGCAGAAGTCTTCTAATTTCCTAAACTAAGAGCTGATGGGCTCCTGTCTGTGCAGGATACTTTCTTTGCTGCCCAGAGTTAAAATTCTACTCCAGCTCTGCTAGCTTCTCCTAACctagggggggaaaaaaatcacaggactCGACACGTTTTCTATGTGGCACTGATGTTATTCTCCTATTTACCTGTTGTATGTGAGCTGATTGGTGCTATAGGAATGTATGGTAGCAGAAAAGGCTGGATGTGCACATGGCAAGCTGTTGCATATGACATCGCTATGGGGACGAGCAAGGGTCTATGCGCTCAGTTGTGGATCTCGCCTCTCGTGCATGATTGCATGATCTGTTTGTACCTGGCATCCTATGACATGTTGTGTGTGGGGGCGGAGCGGGGCACTTAGAGAGCACGTTACCATGGCAATCAAATCCAAGCCCTTGGCTGATAATCCATTTTCATTGTAGCAATCCTGGATTTTTTCCATGGCTGCCTTTTCTGGTTCAGTAAAATTAGCCACTTCAAGGGAAGCATCCAGTAATGACTTGCTTCCAAGAGCTAATGTAGAAAAGATTCCATAAAAAAGAGGGCAGGCTTCTGCTGAAAACACAAACAGGAAAACACTTCGTTAAAAGAGCTACTGGGGGAAGAAGTTGAGCCCATGTTTCTCCGCCATTTTTATCGAGTGTTGTCTCCTGACTCATCTTCCACAGAGACCTGCCCTCCCCAGGACTGCCATCCCAGAGAGAAGGCACATAGTCCCTGAGGCACTCCAGAAGCGGGAGGTGTGAGAAGCCAGGACTAAAGATCCTACTGCCCAGGGCATACCAGCCCACCTGCTTCTGGCCTTCACATAAGCACCCCCATCCCAACTCACTCTCCCCTACTGTACCCCCAAAAAATGGCCCTTCCAGTGCCAGACCTCTCCCTCCACTTGAAAACAGAGTGCTTTAGAGGTCTTCTGCAGGACTCTTGAGCAATGACTTTccttgcaagttcaagggcaatgggagcaatttagtgagaccctgtctcaaattaaaataaaaagggctggaggatgtggctcaggggtagagccctGAATCCTTCCCTAGAAGCAGTTTGGAGATCATCATGGGAGGGTGGAGTGAGACAGAGTGGGCAAAGGTCAGGAAGGTCATCTGTCCCCTCCTTCCCACTCTCACCAGTCTGGAAGCCCAGCTCTCTGGTCACCAGCAAGGCCAGCACAAGCAGTATCCCCTTCATGGTGTAGGCTGCTGGAATGCTCTGCTCAGGGAAGGGTTTCTACTGCCTTATAAGCCA is a window of Ictidomys tridecemlineatus isolate mIctTri1 chromosome 15, mIctTri1.hap1, whole genome shotgun sequence DNA encoding:
- the LOC101966915 gene encoding major allergen I polypeptide chain 2 isoform X1 — translated: MKGILLVLALLVTRELGFQTAEACPLFYGIFSTLALGSKSLLDASLEVANFTEPEKAAMEKIQDCYNENGLSAKGLDLIAMVSITASPECLLFYVQSLKNKI
- the LOC101966915 gene encoding major allergen I polypeptide chain 2 isoform X2, with protein sequence MKGILLVLALLVTRELGFQTEACPLFYGIFSTLALGSKSLLDASLEVANFTEPEKAAMEKIQDCYNENGLSAKGLDLIAMVSITASPECLLFYVQSLKNKI